A window from Desertifilum tharense IPPAS B-1220 encodes these proteins:
- the dnaB gene encoding replicative DNA helicase: MVDEPRFQASGDRLPPQNIEAEESILGGILLDPEALGRVADTLRPEAFSIESHQTIYRAAIALQSQGKPTDLMTLTSWLADRDLLERVGGQMKLAQLVDRTVSAVNIDQYAALVIDKYVRRKLITAGHEVIQLGYETATELETVLDRAEQIIFNLTQTRPQQGLIPIADTLIQTFADIESHNQGTALPGIECGFYDLDAMTGGFQRSDLVIVAGRPSMGKTSFALNIANSIAEGQGLPVAIFSLEMSKEQLVQRLLSSEARIESNRLRSGRLSQLEWEPLSHALGTLSQLPIFIDDTANITVGQMRSQARRLQAEQGTMLGLILIDYLQLMEGGGDNRVQELSKITRQLKGLARELSVPIIALSQLSRGVEARTNKRPMMSDLRESGSIEQDADLVIMLYRDEYYNPDTPDRGIAEAIITKHRNGPTGIVKLLFDSEYTQFRNLAKPNYH, encoded by the coding sequence TTGGTTGACGAACCCCGATTTCAAGCCAGTGGCGATCGCCTCCCTCCCCAAAACATAGAGGCGGAGGAATCGATTCTCGGTGGAATTTTACTCGATCCTGAAGCATTGGGACGAGTAGCCGACACCCTCCGGCCCGAAGCGTTTTCGATCGAATCTCATCAAACGATTTATCGGGCGGCGATCGCCCTGCAAAGTCAGGGAAAACCCACAGACTTGATGACTCTCACCAGTTGGTTAGCCGATCGCGACTTACTCGAACGCGTAGGCGGCCAAATGAAACTGGCGCAACTGGTAGACCGCACTGTTAGCGCCGTTAATATTGACCAATATGCGGCTTTAGTCATTGACAAGTATGTCCGCCGCAAACTCATTACCGCCGGACATGAAGTGATTCAACTCGGTTACGAAACCGCTACAGAACTCGAAACCGTTCTCGATCGCGCCGAGCAAATCATCTTCAACCTCACCCAAACCCGCCCGCAACAGGGTCTAATTCCCATTGCAGACACCCTCATTCAAACTTTTGCCGATATTGAAAGTCACAACCAAGGCACCGCTCTACCGGGCATAGAATGCGGCTTTTATGACCTCGATGCCATGACCGGGGGGTTTCAACGTTCCGACCTGGTCATCGTAGCAGGTCGCCCGTCAATGGGGAAGACGAGCTTTGCTCTCAATATCGCTAATAGTATCGCGGAAGGCCAGGGTTTGCCTGTGGCGATTTTTAGCTTAGAAATGTCTAAAGAACAATTGGTACAGCGCTTGCTTTCTAGCGAGGCGAGAATTGAAAGTAACCGCCTGCGTTCTGGACGGTTGAGTCAGTTAGAATGGGAACCCTTGAGTCATGCGCTGGGTACGTTATCGCAGCTTCCTATCTTTATTGACGATACGGCGAATATTACCGTGGGGCAAATGCGATCGCAAGCCCGCCGCCTGCAAGCCGAACAAGGAACAATGCTAGGCTTAATCCTAATTGACTATCTGCAACTGATGGAAGGCGGGGGAGATAACCGGGTTCAAGAACTCTCGAAAATTACCCGCCAACTTAAAGGGTTAGCCAGAGAACTCAGCGTTCCTATTATCGCCCTATCCCAGTTAAGTCGCGGCGTCGAAGCGCGCACCAACAAGCGACCGATGATGTCAGACTTAAGAGAATCGGGTTCAATCGAACAGGATGCCGATTTGGTGATTATGCTGTACCGAGATGAGTATTATAATCCCGATACTCCCGATCGCGGTATTGCTGAAGCGATTATTACCAAACATCGGAACGGCCCGACGGGTATTGTTAAACTCTTATTTGATTCTGAATATACCCAGTTTCGCAACCTCGCCAAACCCAATTACCATTAA
- a CDS encoding PP2C family serine/threonine-protein phosphatase produces MSNSELELACGEPHRNLNYWRVVPASVPGTSHEKRGLPCQDAHHWNRLSQGILVAAVADGAGSAPLGEVGAAIAVQTAVETLGTKAIAQPEFHDDRSWETLLSETLQTAQSAIAQEASTRDVAIRDLATTLILVVATPELVAVAQVGDGAAVVGDPQGNLIALTAPDCGEYANETTFLISQTALKTAQIRVWRGEALHLALFSDGLQRLALKFPEGTPHQPFFNPLFHFVTHIPDEASAKHQLLEFLRHPRITDRTDDDLTILLATLKNS; encoded by the coding sequence ATGAGTAATTCAGAACTTGAACTTGCGTGTGGGGAACCTCATCGAAACCTCAATTACTGGCGAGTGGTTCCGGCTTCTGTTCCTGGAACAAGTCATGAAAAACGCGGACTTCCCTGCCAAGATGCTCATCACTGGAACCGCTTATCGCAAGGGATTTTAGTCGCGGCGGTGGCAGATGGGGCGGGTTCTGCGCCCTTGGGGGAAGTGGGGGCGGCGATCGCAGTTCAAACAGCAGTCGAAACCCTGGGCACAAAAGCGATCGCCCAGCCAGAATTCCATGACGATCGCAGTTGGGAAACCCTACTCAGCGAGACATTACAAACGGCCCAAAGCGCGATCGCCCAAGAAGCCTCAACCCGCGATGTCGCCATCCGAGACTTAGCCACCACCTTAATCTTAGTCGTCGCTACCCCAGAACTGGTTGCCGTTGCCCAAGTGGGCGATGGCGCGGCTGTCGTAGGCGATCCCCAAGGCAATTTGATCGCGCTTACCGCCCCTGACTGCGGAGAATACGCCAACGAAACCACCTTTTTAATTTCCCAAACCGCCCTCAAAACCGCCCAAATCCGAGTTTGGCGCGGCGAAGCCTTACACTTAGCCCTATTTTCCGATGGATTGCAGCGACTCGCGCTAAAATTCCCGGAAGGAACCCCCCACCAACCCTTTTTCAATCCTTTATTTCACTTTGTTACTCATATCCCCGATGAAGCATCTGCCAAGCATCAACTGCTAGAATTTCTCCGTCACCCTAGAATTACAGATCGCACCGATGACGATCTAACCATCCTCCTGGCAACGCTGAAAAACAGTTAA
- a CDS encoding SgcJ/EcaC family oxidoreductase, producing MLRNALFATLSVGFLTTAPSVRALASEVTTCVDSSEQEIAALFDRWNNSLATLDPTRVAANYSPTAVLLPTLSNTPRNTPAEIEDYFVHFLHKKPQGTINERTIKLGCNQASDVGIYTFTLQDEQGKTTTAVARYSYVYSYQNGQWLIDHHHSSLMPEPVGRN from the coding sequence ATGTTACGAAACGCTCTTTTTGCAACCCTATCCGTGGGTTTCTTGACAACAGCTCCATCTGTTCGGGCCCTTGCGAGTGAAGTCACCACCTGTGTTGACAGTAGCGAACAAGAGATTGCGGCTTTATTCGATCGTTGGAATAATTCTCTGGCTACGCTAGATCCGACGCGAGTTGCTGCTAATTACTCGCCAACAGCCGTTTTGTTACCAACACTTTCTAATACTCCACGTAACACGCCAGCCGAAATTGAAGATTATTTTGTTCATTTCTTGCATAAAAAGCCTCAAGGTACGATTAACGAAAGAACCATTAAATTGGGTTGCAATCAAGCCTCTGATGTGGGAATTTATACTTTTACCTTGCAAGACGAACAAGGGAAAACAACCACGGCGGTTGCTCGCTATTCCTATGTCTATTCTTACCAAAATGGTCAGTGGTTAATCGATCATCACCACTCTTCTTTAATGCCGGAACCTGTTGGAAGAAATTAA
- a CDS encoding class I SAM-dependent methyltransferase: MATILRELSYRYQWLYDGVSQLAALSVGGERRFRQLALKNLDLQPQTQILDLCCGSGQTTQFLVEYSQQVTGLDASPLSLKRAQRNVPQASYVESFAESMPFEDNQFDVVHTSVAMHEMTPHQLQQILPEVYRVLRPGGTFALIDLHSPTNPLFWPGLALFLALFETETAWQLIETDLSQTLQQIGFHVTHESLHAGGSLQVIQAQKPL; encoded by the coding sequence ATGGCAACCATTTTAAGAGAATTAAGCTATCGCTATCAGTGGCTTTATGATGGCGTTTCTCAACTAGCCGCTTTAAGCGTGGGGGGCGAACGTCGTTTTCGTCAACTCGCCTTAAAAAATCTAGACCTTCAACCCCAGACGCAGATATTGGATCTCTGTTGCGGCAGCGGTCAAACCACGCAGTTTCTCGTAGAATACTCCCAACAGGTAACAGGCTTAGATGCTTCCCCCCTATCGCTAAAACGCGCCCAACGCAACGTTCCCCAAGCCTCCTACGTGGAATCGTTTGCAGAATCTATGCCGTTTGAGGATAACCAGTTTGATGTGGTGCATACCAGCGTAGCGATGCACGAAATGACGCCTCACCAACTTCAGCAAATCCTCCCAGAAGTCTATCGCGTCCTCAGACCGGGTGGAACTTTTGCCTTAATCGATCTGCATTCTCCCACAAATCCCCTTTTCTGGCCAGGGTTAGCCCTATTTTTAGCCCTGTTTGAAACCGAAACTGCATGGCAACTGATCGAAACCGATTTAAGCCAAACCCTACAGCAAATCGGCTTCCATGTTACCCACGAATCTCTCCACGCGGGCGGAAGTCTGCAAGTTATTCAAGCCCAGAAGCCTCTATGA
- a CDS encoding DUF1517 domain-containing protein, with protein sequence MPAWGDRFNKLRGKTRLVVCRLFLHLAGEEVAPLLGLLNRKAREAIAAEGDLNVLGEGLVEICQNLQEYEAYWRSAANEGDVFWDEGAAGDYVEELFTDSAQRYLSEPAPSGSTADEPFALPVTENLIVMIAIAAEGEHPDLETDLASYETMSAGLKAIVNLHYQGRLRAVQVHFSPAQFGDRLTDDQLLVNFPELIPF encoded by the coding sequence ATGCCAGCTTGGGGCGATCGCTTTAACAAACTTAGAGGAAAAACGCGGTTAGTCGTTTGTCGGCTATTTCTGCATCTGGCGGGAGAAGAAGTCGCGCCATTGCTGGGGTTGCTGAACCGGAAAGCACGGGAGGCGATCGCAGCAGAGGGCGACTTAAATGTACTCGGTGAAGGTTTAGTCGAAATTTGCCAAAACCTCCAAGAATACGAAGCCTACTGGCGATCCGCTGCTAATGAAGGGGATGTATTCTGGGATGAGGGTGCAGCCGGGGATTATGTTGAAGAACTGTTTACAGACTCGGCGCAACGCTACCTTAGCGAACCCGCGCCATCGGGTAGCACCGCTGATGAACCCTTCGCCCTACCTGTCACCGAAAACCTCATTGTGATGATCGCGATCGCCGCAGAAGGCGAACATCCCGATTTAGAAACCGATCTCGCCAGCTATGAAACCATGAGTGCGGGGTTAAAGGCGATCGTCAATCTGCATTATCAAGGGCGTTTGCGGGCGGTGCAAGTGCATTTCTCCCCGGCACAATTTGGCGATCGACTCACGGACGATCAGTTGTTGGTGAATTTTCCTGAATTAATCCCCTTTTAA
- the rplI gene encoding 50S ribosomal protein L9, with protein sequence MAKRIQLVLNQDVNKLGRSGDLVEVAPGYARNYLLPKGLGVRATPGILKQVERRREIERQRLAELKEQSLQIKEALEKVASYTVRKQVGENEAIFGTVTDRDVAEVLQQTTGHEIDRRGITLPDIGKLGTYKADVKLHPEVTAIVNIEVASL encoded by the coding sequence ATGGCAAAACGCATTCAGTTAGTCCTCAACCAGGACGTTAACAAATTGGGCAGATCCGGCGATCTCGTAGAAGTGGCCCCCGGCTATGCTCGCAACTACCTGCTACCCAAAGGCTTAGGCGTGCGCGCTACCCCTGGTATCCTCAAACAAGTGGAACGCCGTCGCGAAATCGAACGCCAACGCCTCGCCGAACTCAAAGAACAATCTTTGCAAATCAAAGAAGCCCTGGAAAAAGTGGCTAGCTACACCGTTCGCAAGCAAGTGGGCGAAAACGAAGCCATCTTTGGAACCGTCACCGATCGCGATGTGGCTGAAGTTCTCCAACAAACCACCGGGCATGAAATCGATCGTCGCGGCATCACCTTACCCGATATTGGTAAGCTAGGGACATACAAAGCTGACGTGAAACTGCATCCCGAAGTGACTGCAATCGTAAACATTGAAGTAGCCTCCCTGTAA
- a CDS encoding VWA domain-containing protein — protein MLDTFKLDEAVEFAENPEPRCPCVLLLDTSGSMQGPALDALNQGLKSFKDDLIKDSLAARRVEVAIVTFNNDIRVEQDFVTADQFEPPLLKAQGMTYMGGAIQQALDLIQTRKAQYRANGVAYYRPWVFMITDGAPQGEPEDVVAKAAQRLREDENNKHVAFFAVGVENADMERLSEIVVRTPVKLKGLNFVEMFLWLSASMSAVSHSKIDDQVALPPPGWGTV, from the coding sequence ATGCTGGATACCTTCAAACTGGATGAGGCTGTTGAATTTGCTGAAAACCCGGAACCTCGGTGTCCTTGCGTCCTGTTGCTGGATACGTCAGGATCGATGCAAGGACCGGCTTTGGATGCACTAAATCAAGGCTTGAAAAGCTTTAAAGACGATTTAATCAAAGATTCGCTAGCAGCCAGACGGGTGGAAGTGGCGATCGTCACCTTTAACAACGATATCCGAGTTGAGCAGGATTTTGTGACGGCCGATCAGTTTGAGCCTCCCCTTCTGAAGGCGCAGGGAATGACCTATATGGGAGGAGCGATTCAGCAAGCGCTAGACTTGATTCAAACCCGGAAAGCTCAGTATCGGGCAAATGGGGTGGCTTATTATCGTCCGTGGGTGTTTATGATTACCGATGGCGCACCCCAGGGGGAACCGGAGGATGTGGTTGCTAAAGCCGCGCAACGCCTGCGGGAGGATGAGAATAATAAGCACGTTGCCTTTTTTGCGGTGGGGGTTGAGAATGCTGACATGGAGCGCTTGAGCGAAATTGTGGTGAGAACTCCAGTGAAGTTAAAAGGATTAAACTTTGTGGAGATGTTCCTGTGGTTGTCGGCTTCGATGTCTGCGGTTTCGCATTCTAAGATTGACGATCAGGTTGCTTTACCACCGCCGGGATGGGGAACGGTTTAA
- a CDS encoding transposase, translating into MPRRQISFQPGSYYHIYNRGHNHQLIFFERDNYIHFLRQFRKYLIENNAADAIAYCLMPNHYHLLMYLKVDCFSDLMQAFTLSYAKAINKRYQRVGSLFQGRFQAIHIDRDEYLLYLTRYIHLNPVKANLVEKPEDWEFSSYQDYINLRRGSLPKFDRVRSHFDSVEAYRDFVEDSTRNLSIQHLTFDE; encoded by the coding sequence ATGCCACGTCGCCAAATTAGTTTTCAGCCTGGTAGCTACTACCATATTTATAATCGAGGTCATAATCACCAGCTTATCTTTTTTGAACGAGATAATTATATTCATTTTTTACGACAATTCAGAAAATATTTGATTGAAAACAATGCTGCTGATGCGATCGCTTATTGCTTGATGCCCAATCACTATCATTTATTGATGTATTTGAAAGTAGATTGCTTTTCTGACTTGATGCAGGCTTTTACTCTATCGTATGCCAAAGCTATTAATAAGCGTTATCAGAGAGTTGGATCGTTATTTCAGGGACGTTTTCAGGCGATTCATATAGATCGAGATGAATACTTACTCTACTTGACTCGTTATATTCACTTAAACCCAGTCAAGGCAAATTTAGTTGAAAAACCAGAAGACTGGGAGTTCTCTAGCTATCAAGACTATATTAACTTACGCCGAGGTAGCTTACCTAAATTCGATAGAGTGCGATCGCACTTTGATTCCGTAGAAGCTTATCGTGATTTTGTGGAAGATTCAACCAGAAATCTATCCATTCAGCATTTAACCTTTGATGAATAG
- a CDS encoding DUF6464 family protein, whose amino-acid sequence MSDRVTERMRLRSHAHIRRLIQNHEQRLRLRAKHPSARVIPCRYLANSPFLQCAVNPLGSCETCHHYQPTDQ is encoded by the coding sequence ATGAGCGATCGCGTTACCGAACGAATGCGTCTGCGATCGCACGCCCATATCCGCCGACTGATCCAAAACCACGAACAGCGCCTCAGACTTCGCGCCAAACATCCCTCTGCTAGAGTCATTCCTTGCAGATATCTCGCGAACTCTCCCTTCTTGCAGTGCGCTGTCAACCCCCTCGGATCGTGCGAAACCTGCCATCATTACCAACCCACAGACCAGTAA